In Humulus lupulus chromosome 7, drHumLupu1.1, whole genome shotgun sequence, the following are encoded in one genomic region:
- the LOC133789589 gene encoding uncharacterized protein LOC133789589 — protein sequence MSWYIKKLLRLRHFMDEDSLMLAVKRGKFHSKHFYSSLVSAQSVGFAETVWNKIIMPKHRFIYWQIFNNQLLTRDHLSRFIHITSVLCSVCDSGVETHSHLFMECLYSRRVYEEIGRWLGVFHWPESYEELTHWCLLAKHSLKNQIINAVIAASWYFIWHNRNCCIFDSICKMASSLSLEVKEVVKYRVLSWGSFSHHKKDVYLRQIVENW from the coding sequence ATGAGCTGGTATATCAAGAAATTACTGAGGCTGAGACATTTCATGGATGAGGATAGCTTGATGCTAGCTGTTAAGAGAGGTAAATTCCATAGTAAACATTTCTATTCTTCTCTTGTTTCTGCGCAATCTGTGGGTTTTGCTGAAACAGTTTGGAACAAGATTATTATGCCTAAGCACAGGTTCATTTACTGGCAAATTTTTAATAATCAACTGCTTACTAGAGACCACTTGAGCCGGTTTATACATATTACCTCTGTTCTCTGCTCTGTGTGTGATTCTGGCGTAGAAACACATAGTCATTTGTTTATGGAGTGTCTATATTCCAGGAGAGTGTATGAGGAAATTGGTAGATGGCTGGGTGTTTTCCATTGGCCTGAATCTTATGAGGAGCTTACTCATTGGTGTTTATTGGCAAAACATAGCTTGAAGAATCAGATAATCAATGCTGTTATAGCAGCTTCCTGGTACTTCATTTGGCACAACAGAAACTGTTGCATTTTCGATTCAATTTGTAAAATGGCCAGTAGCCTCAGTTTGGAAGTCAAAGAAGTAGTTAAGTATAGAGTTTTGAGTTGGGGTTCTTTCTCTCATCACAAAAAGGATGTATATTTACGCCAAATTGTAGAAAATTGGTAG
- the LOC133789591 gene encoding putative disease resistance protein At1g50180 — translation MADAVVSCVIERLGDLLINEAKFLWGVKGQIENAQSKLQCMSAFLQDADATVKNGGETVRLLAVKIRDSSYDLEDVIETYVFKVALKKNEGVVSKLKRYVCIFKQGIDVYRVGSKIKEISSNIDACTSELQKYGVHESMVKAAETSSNQVREQRRRAYSHVVENHVVGFDENIKELVAILTATENPQNPRVISICGMGGLGKTTLSRKVYHHPQVRSHFDCFAWASISQQCNRHNVLEGILFALTKKRKKINDVIDDEELVQEIYNFLKAKKCLVLLDDIWSRDTWDLLTDAFPQGGTDSKILITTRIKDIAPYADQHCYIHQPTCLDENQSWELFMKKSSYFGNDQTNKKDAERMEALGREMLKCCSGLPLAIIVLSGLLSTKHTVDEWEDMKRYVETYISKGRMCGDSEGHGVSWVLGLSYDELPFYLKSCFLYFARYLEDAIIQVKELCLMLMAEGFILLRRQSAETMEDVAYDYLSELVERSMVQVESWGLTGRMKTLRIHDLMRDLCVSKAQDENFLHVIDLRNQDLRISPHLIDLRNQEELLKLGSTVARRVFIDSCGYSGDFFSFVDSKNGSLRCLTVDWGIRLGVIAQQDMRHVFNRFFMLRVLNLSLAIIDRLELPEEIGKLIHLRLLSISIMMENIPSSIGNLRCLQTLKLKPRNCEIVPDVIWKLEQLRHLHFTGFNKLGFKLRLPNIRNLQTLKGVSTECFDWNDILQLRNLKKLNIFLGENLENIYHDPPTVTFDCLRHLQLKSHRVDAIDVVPVILSYPQIYKLKVWGRIVQLPEYNQFSPNLVKLSLTRTDLKDDPMPTLEKLSSLRVLSLDDFSYKGNEMVCSKGGFPQLESLQIIYLKNLKEWKVEEGALSSLHFLRIVSCWKLRRVPDGLRYITTLEEMKIEDMPREFKERLEEGGEDFDRVEHVPSRLFIYRWYNE, via the exons atgGCAGACGCTGTTGTTTCCTGTGTGATTGAAAGACTTGGAGACTTGCTGATCAATGAAGCCAAATTCTTGTGGGGAGTCAAAGGCCAAATCGAGAATGCACAGAGCAAGCTGCAATGTATGAGCGCTTTCTTACAAGACGCAGACGCTACTGTAAAAAATGGTGGTGAAACAGTACGCCTTTTGGCTGTCAAAATCAGAGATTCTTCTTATGACTTGGAGGATGTTATTGAAACTTATGTCTTCAAAGTGGCTCTGAAGAAGAACGAAGGTGTGGTGAGTAAACTGAAAAGATATGTTTGCATCTTCAAGCAAGGAATTGATGTCTATAGAGTTGGATCAAAGATAAAGGAGATCTCATCCAACATTGATGCTTGCACTTCAGAATTACAAAAGTATGGAGTACATGAGTCAATGGTTAAGGCAGCTGAAACATCTTCAAACCAAGTTCGTGAGCAAAGACGACGGGCTTATTCTCATGTTGTGGAGAATCATGTTGTTGGCTTTGACGAAAACATCAAAGAATTGGTAGCCATTTTGACTGCAACAGAGAATCCTCAAAATCCCAGGGTGATCTCTATATGTGGGATGGGTGGCTTGGGGAAGACTACCCTATCCAGAAAAGTTTATCATCATCCTCAAGTCAGGAGTCACTTTGATTGTTTTGCTTGGGCTTCAATATCTCAGCAGTGTAATAGGCACAACGTCTTGGAAGGAATTTTATTTGCTCtcaccaagaaaagaaaaaagatcaatgatgttattgatgaTGAAGAATTAGTACAGGAGATTTACAACTTTCTGAAAGCGAAGAAATGTTTGGTGCTCCTCGACGATATATGGTCCAGAGACACGTGGGATCTTCTAACAGATGCATTCCCTCAAGGTGGCACTGACAGCAAGATTTTAATCACTACTCGAATAAAGGATATAGCTCCTTATGCAGATCAACATTGTTACATCCATCAACCTACGTGTCTCGATGAGAATCAAAGCTGGGAGTTGTTTATGAAAAAATCTTCATATTTTGGAAATGATCAAACAA ATAAGAAAGATGCTGAAAGAATGGAAGCACTAGGGCGAGAGATGCTTAAATGTTGTTCTGGTTTGCCATTAGCTATCATTGTGCTCAGTGGGCTTCTGTCTACGAAACACACCGTTGATGAGTGGGAGGACATGAAAAGATATGTGGAGACATACATAAGTAAAGGCAGAATGTGTGGTGACTCGGAAGGTCATGGTGTTTCATGGGTGTTAGGTTTGAGTTATGATGAATTGCCATTTTACTTAAAGTCTTGTTTTCTATACTTTGCTCGTTATCTTGAAGATGCCATCATACAAGTAAAAGAATTATGTCTTATGCTCATGGCAGAAGGTTTTATATTGCTAAGAAGACAATCAGCGGAAACTATGGAAGATGTAGCATATGATTACTTAAGTGAGTTGGTGGAGAGGAGCATGGTTCAAGTAGAAAGTTGGGGTTTAACAGGAAGAATGAAAACATTACGCATTCATGATCTTATGCGAGACTTGTGTGTGTctaaagctcaagatgagaatTTTCTACATGTTATTGATTTGAGGAATCAGGATCTTAGGATTTCGCCACATCTTATTGATTTGAGGAATCAAGAAGAGCTACTAAAGCTTGGATCTACTGTAGCAAGGAGAGTTTTCATTGATTCTTGTGGTTATTCTGGtgatttttttagttttgttgATAGCAAAAATGGATCTCTTAGGTGCCTTACTGTAGATTGGGGGATTAGATTGGGAGTTATCGCACAACAAGATATGAGACATGTGTTTAATAGGTTTTTCATGCTTAGAGTTTTAAATCTAAGTTTAGCGATCATTGATAGGTTGGAGTTGCCTGAAGAAATTGGAAAGCTTATTCACCTAAGGTTGTTGAGTATTAGTATCATGATGGAAAATATCCCATCTTCTATTGGTAATTTGAGATGCCTGCAGACTTTAAAGTTAAAACCGAGGAATTGTGAAATAGTACCAGATGTAATTTGGAAGTTAGAGCAACTTAGACATTTACACTTCACGGGGTTTAATAAACTGGGGTTCAAGTTGAGGTTACCTAACATTAGAAATTTACAGACATTGAAAGGTGTTTCAACTGAGTGTTTTGATTGGAATGATATTCTACAGTTGAGGAATCTcaagaaattaaatatttttCTGGGTGAAAATTTGGAGAATATTTACCACGATCCCCCAACCGTCACATTTGATTGTCTTCGGCATTTACAACTAAAATCTCATAGAGTGGATGCTATAGATGTTGTTCCTGTGATATTAAGCTACCCTCAAATTTATAAGCTTAAAGTGTGGGGGAGAATAGTACAATTACCAGAATACAACCAATTCTCCCCAAACCTTGTCAAGTTAAGCTTAACTAGGACTGATCTTAAGGATGATCCAATGCCAACTCTAGAAAAGCTATCGAGTTTAAGAGTCCTTTCCTTAGATGATTTTAGCTACAAGGGGAATGAGATGGTGTGCTCAAAAGGAGGTTTCCCTCAACTGGAATCTCTTCAGATTATATATCTAAAAAACTTAAAAGAGTGGAAGGTGGAGGAAGGAGCCTTGTCTAGTCTTCACTTTTTGAGGATTGTTAGCTGCTGGAAATTGAGGAGAGTTCCTGATGGATTAAGATACATTACTACGCTTGAGGAAATGAAGATTGAAGATATGCCTAGGGAATTCAAAGAAAGGTTGGAGGAAGGAGGAGAGGATTTTGACAGAGTAGAGCACGTCCCATCCCGTTTATTTATCTATCGGTGGTATAATGAATAA